From the genome of Streptococcus marmotae, one region includes:
- a CDS encoding RluA family pseudouridine synthase yields the protein MEIKVETGGMRLDKALADLTPLSRSVANEQIRAGLVLVNGQAKKAKYTVQPGDCIQYEIPEVEEVDYVAEEIPLEIVYEDADVAVVNKPQGMVVHPSAGHTSGTLVNALLYHIKDLSGINGVMRPGIVHRIDKDTSGLLMIAKNDESHQKLAEELKAKKSLRKYVAIVHGNLPNDRGVIEAPIGRSDKDRKKQAVTAKGKEALTRFQVLERFGDYTLVELTLETGRTHQIRVHMAYIGHPVAGDEVYGPRKTLKGHGQFLHAKTLGFTHPKTGELVTFTAEEPTIFRETLEKLRKA from the coding sequence ATGGAAATAAAAGTTGAAACAGGTGGTATGCGTCTTGATAAAGCCTTGGCGGATTTGACCCCTCTATCGCGTTCGGTAGCCAATGAGCAAATTAGGGCTGGCCTAGTCCTCGTCAATGGTCAGGCAAAAAAAGCTAAATATACGGTTCAGCCAGGAGACTGTATCCAATACGAGATTCCTGAAGTGGAAGAAGTAGACTATGTCGCAGAAGAGATTCCACTTGAGATTGTGTATGAAGATGCAGATGTAGCTGTTGTCAATAAGCCGCAAGGCATGGTGGTACATCCCTCAGCTGGTCATACTTCAGGTACTCTGGTCAATGCACTTCTGTATCATATCAAGGATTTATCTGGTATCAATGGAGTCATGCGACCAGGGATTGTTCATCGTATTGACAAGGATACATCTGGTCTTTTGATGATTGCTAAGAATGATGAATCCCATCAGAAATTGGCAGAAGAATTAAAGGCGAAGAAATCCTTACGAAAATATGTGGCGATTGTCCATGGCAATTTGCCAAATGATCGAGGTGTAATTGAAGCGCCGATTGGTCGTTCGGATAAGGATCGTAAAAAACAAGCAGTAACAGCTAAGGGAAAAGAAGCCCTCACCCGCTTTCAGGTCTTGGAGCGCTTTGGAGACTATACCTTAGTCGAGTTAACTCTTGAAACAGGTCGGACACATCAGATTCGTGTTCATATGGCCTATATTGGTCATCCAGTTGCTGGAGATGAGGTGTATGGACCACGTAAGACCCTAAAAGGTCACGGTCAGTTCCTACATGCTAAGACCCTTGGTTTCACCCATCCTAAGACAGGTGAGCTTGTGACCTTTACGGCAGAAGAGCCAACTATTTTCCGTGAAACCTTAGAAAAACTCAGAAAAGCCTAA
- a CDS encoding zinc ribbon domain-containing protein YjdM, whose product METLPNCPKCQSEYVYEDGVLLICPECAYEWNPAEVAEEEGLVAIDANGNRLADGDTVTLIKDLKVKGAPKDLKQGTRVKNIRIVEGDHNIDCKIDGFGAMKLKSEFVKKI is encoded by the coding sequence ATGGAAACTTTACCAAATTGTCCAAAATGCCAATCTGAATATGTCTATGAAGACGGTGTATTGCTTATCTGTCCAGAGTGTGCTTATGAGTGGAACCCTGCAGAGGTTGCTGAAGAAGAAGGTCTTGTAGCGATTGACGCCAACGGAAATCGTTTGGCAGATGGTGACACGGTAACCCTGATTAAGGACTTGAAAGTCAAAGGAGCACCGAAGGATTTAAAACAAGGTACACGTGTGAAAAATATTCGCATTGTGGAAGGTGACCACAATATCGATTGTAAGATTGATGGTTTTGGTGCCATGAAATTAAAATCAGAATTTGTGAAAAAAATCTAA
- a CDS encoding Pr6Pr family membrane protein — protein MNYQSKYFYSRCLLAILAIVGTTLEIVKYGIGMLLYYTVQSNLLVALFSTYMVYALYRKKDLQSRTFLRIKAAVTMSIMITCVIYHLLLAPLATDFWRVENLLCHYIVPLYFLLDTLFLDKQRQYKWFDPIWWTALPITYLGFALINGLFIKWPIPEAKDSPFAYFFLNVPKYGWNFVLSYSGTIFIAYLLAGFGLLLLKSTSLPSQSQKPRTV, from the coding sequence TTGAATTATCAAAGTAAGTATTTTTATTCGCGTTGTTTGCTAGCTATTCTTGCCATTGTTGGCACGACTCTTGAGATTGTCAAATATGGTATCGGGATGTTGCTGTATTATACCGTGCAGTCCAATTTGCTGGTAGCCCTATTTTCAACTTACATGGTCTATGCCCTGTACCGTAAAAAAGACTTGCAAAGTCGGACATTCTTACGGATAAAGGCAGCAGTCACCATGTCGATTATGATTACCTGTGTCATTTATCATTTGCTGCTAGCCCCTTTAGCGACAGATTTTTGGCGTGTGGAAAACCTTCTCTGCCACTATATTGTCCCGCTTTACTTTCTACTAGATACCTTGTTTTTGGACAAGCAAAGACAATACAAGTGGTTTGACCCAATCTGGTGGACAGCTCTGCCGATTACTTACTTAGGCTTTGCCCTTATCAATGGTCTCTTTATCAAATGGCCAATTCCTGAGGCGAAAGATAGTCCCTTTGCCTATTTCTTCTTAAATGTTCCTAAATACGGTTGGAATTTTGTCTTGAGTTATTCAGGCACTATTTTTATTGCCTATTTACTGGCTGGTTTTGGTTTACTATTGTTGAAGTCCACTTCCTTACCAAGTCAGTCACAAAAGCCACGGACTGTTTAA
- a CDS encoding oligopeptide ABC transporter substrate-binding protein — MKKSTKFYSLAAVTLLSASVLAACGSTGNKNASSANEASLSFPGEVTHDGSAIKGGQLNYAIVAASASTGLLIDELTENNVDSTFGTMVDESMFGYDGDRKLDDSGLAKVDFDVKEKTVTVTLNGKDYKWSDGQPFTIDDYIFTIEKMADKGYTGVRFGDGFKNIVGMDEFVDGKADSVSGIEKVDDYSVVLHMKEMTPSMMYAGGDVPAYVMPKHIFKDIPVAEWEKSDYARATTKFVGMGPFKIKEVVSGESVTFVANENYYAGKPTIDTLKMDIVSPDTIVSEMKAGHYDYAEMPTDQLDSFKDASNFTVLGTLASSYEYLSFNLGKYDKDAKKNVMNPDAKMNDVKLRQAMGYALDTKTAGEKLYSGLYHPATSLIISFFGDLHDSELEGYTYNPEKAKKLLDEAGYKDVDGDGIREDKNGKPFKISLAARKRTEANEALIQQYQNWWKEVGLNVELYTGRTMELNSFYDTIEANDENIDAYLAGWSTGYDPNPTGLWGAEAPFNYSRYVSDENTKLLKAISSEESFDEKKNLDNYKKWQENAEKEAFAIPLFESEKLIAVNKRVKYFDTKYGSASKAQFNKLELTADQGVAEK; from the coding sequence ATGAAAAAATCAACAAAATTCTATTCTCTAGCAGCCGTGACTCTTTTGTCAGCATCTGTACTAGCAGCTTGTGGATCAACTGGGAATAAAAACGCATCATCTGCAAATGAAGCAAGTCTTTCATTTCCAGGAGAAGTGACTCATGATGGAAGTGCAATTAAGGGTGGCCAGCTCAACTATGCAATCGTCGCAGCATCAGCGTCAACTGGCTTGTTGATTGATGAGTTAACTGAAAATAATGTTGACTCAACTTTTGGGACTATGGTTGATGAGTCCATGTTTGGATATGACGGTGACCGTAAATTAGATGATTCAGGACTTGCCAAAGTTGATTTTGACGTAAAAGAAAAAACAGTAACCGTTACCTTGAATGGTAAAGACTACAAGTGGTCTGATGGGCAGCCGTTTACGATTGATGATTACATCTTTACGATTGAAAAAATGGCAGATAAAGGCTATACAGGAGTGCGTTTCGGAGATGGATTTAAAAACATCGTTGGAATGGATGAGTTTGTCGACGGAAAAGCAGATAGTGTTTCAGGGATTGAAAAAGTGGATGATTACTCTGTCGTATTGCACATGAAGGAAATGACTCCTTCTATGATGTATGCAGGTGGAGACGTTCCAGCCTATGTCATGCCAAAACACATCTTTAAAGATATTCCAGTTGCTGAATGGGAAAAGAGTGACTATGCGCGTGCGACAACTAAGTTCGTCGGTATGGGACCATTCAAAATTAAAGAAGTGGTGAGTGGAGAATCTGTTACCTTTGTAGCAAACGAAAATTACTATGCTGGCAAACCAACCATTGATACCTTGAAGATGGATATCGTGTCTCCTGACACAATTGTGTCAGAGATGAAAGCGGGTCACTATGACTATGCAGAAATGCCAACGGATCAATTGGACAGCTTTAAGGATGCGTCTAACTTTACAGTTCTTGGAACCTTGGCTTCAAGTTATGAGTACCTATCCTTCAACCTTGGAAAATACGACAAGGACGCAAAGAAAAATGTCATGAATCCTGATGCTAAGATGAATGATGTGAAGTTGCGTCAGGCGATGGGCTACGCTCTTGATACGAAGACTGCTGGCGAAAAACTCTACAGTGGTTTGTACCATCCAGCAACGTCATTGATTATTTCATTCTTCGGAGACTTACATGACTCAGAATTAGAAGGTTACACTTACAACCCAGAAAAAGCGAAGAAATTGCTTGATGAAGCAGGTTACAAAGATGTAGATGGAGACGGTATCCGTGAAGATAAGAACGGAAAACCATTTAAAATCAGCCTTGCAGCTCGTAAACGGACAGAAGCTAATGAAGCTCTTATCCAACAATATCAAAACTGGTGGAAAGAAGTCGGTCTGAACGTTGAACTTTATACTGGTCGTACAATGGAGTTGAATTCATTCTATGATACAATCGAAGCTAACGATGAAAATATTGACGCTTATCTAGCAGGTTGGTCAACAGGATATGATCCAAATCCAACAGGTTTATGGGGAGCAGAAGCACCGTTTAACTACTCACGTTATGTATCAGATGAAAATACGAAGCTATTGAAAGCAATCAGTTCAGAAGAATCATTTGACGAGAAGAAAAATCTTGACAACTACAAGAAATGGCAAGAAAATGCTGAAAAAGAAGCCTTTGCGATTCCATTGTTTGAATCTGAAAAGCTCATCGCAGTTAATAAACGTGTCAAATACTTTGATACCAAATACGGTTCAGCTTCTAAAGCACAATTTAATAAACTTGAATTAACAGCTGACCAAGGTGTAGCTGAGAAATAA